One Oryza sativa Japonica Group chromosome 8, ASM3414082v1 DNA window includes the following coding sequences:
- the LOC107282047 gene encoding uncharacterized protein gives MYADRRSKEFIDGVHYFLRVAEANRQRGFICCPCNKCKNQKEYSASRTIHFHLFESGFMPSYNCWTSHGEQGVEMEEDEVEDDNIPDFAQYVGFEGNQTGEEEIAADGNDVADDLGQMLQDAREDCESEKEAHKLDKMLEDHRTSLYPGCEQGHKKLDTTLELLQWKAKNGVSDKAFGDLLKLVKNILPGGNKLPETTYEAKKIVCPLGLEVHKIHACPNDCILYRGEEYENLEACPVCKALRYKIRRDDPGEVDGQLTKKRIPAKVMWYFPIIPRLRRLFRNKGNARMLRWHAEERQQDGMLRHPADGSQWRNIDRKFKEFGKDARNIRFGLSTDGMNPFGEMSPKQPGNDIDVYLRPLVEDLKQLWKKEGVPVWDEDKQEEFNLRALLFVTINDWPALSNLSGQSNKGYKACTHCMDETESTYLKHCRKVVYMGHRRFLAANHPVRKKGKHFEHKADHRTNPKHRSGKTVFAMVKDLKVVFGKGPGSQHIESEDGHAAMWKKNSIFWELPYWEFLDVRHAIDKGSHYLSPASYTLSKAEKESMFECLESIKVPSGYSTNIKRIISTKEKKFINLKSHDCHVLMTQLLPVVIRGILPDNVRATITKLCAFMNAISQKVIDPDRLEALQNEVVQCLVSFELIFPPSFFNIMTHLLCHLVKVIRILGPMYLHNMFPFERYMGVLKKYVRNRARPEASIAKGYGTKEVIEFCVEFIEDLRPIGVPESRHEGRLRGKGTLGKKAIMTVDNNLFRKAHFTVLQHSSLVAPYIEEHLALVRARNIGKGPSGSIATFQGYEINGYTFYTRAQDMKSTNQNSAVRVDAMGHDGTTATYYGAIEDIWELDYGPLKVPLFRCQWVRLTGGGVMIDDSGMTTVDLNKVGYSDEPFVLANDVTQVFFVKDMSSKGKKGRGPDEPKRQVVLPGKRKIVGVEDKTDEDYDQLDGQPPFTVTIDPSILLSNEDTPYSRSDHKEGTIVRRKYVRSTVTADVMP, from the exons atgtacgctgaccggcggtccaaagagtttattgacggcgtgcactattttttgagagtggccgaagctaacaggcaaaggggttttatttgttgtccatgcaataagtgtaagaatcagaaggagtattctgcatccaggactattcatttccacttgtttgagtcggggttcatgccaagctataattgttggacatcccacggagagcaaggtgttgaaatggaagaagatgaagtggaagacgacaatattccggactttgctcagtatgttggatttgaaggaaatcaaacgggcgaggaggaaatagctgctgatggtaacgacgttgcggatgatcttggtcagatgttgcaggacgccagggaagactgcgaaagtgaaaaggaggcccataaattggacaagatgttggaggaccacagaacttcgttgtacccaggttgcgagcaggggcacaaaaagttggataccactctggagttgttgcaatggaaggcaaaaaatggggttagtgacaaggcatttggcgatttattgaaactcgtcaagaacattcttccggggggaaacaaattgcccgagacaacgtacgaggctaagaagatagtctgcccgttaggactggaagttcataagattcacgcatgtccgaacgattgtatcctatatcgcggtgaggagtatgagaacctagaagcatgccctgtttgcaaagcactacgatacaagattagacgggacgatccaggagaagttgacgggcagctaacaaagaagagaattcctgctaaggtgatgtggtatttccctataataccacggctaaggcgtttgttcaggaacaaggggaatgctagaatgttgcgatggcacgctgaagagcgtcaacaggacgggatgctgagacaccccgccgatggttcgcagtggcgaaacatcgacagaaaatttaaagaatttggaaaggacgcacgaaacatacggtttggtttgagtacggatggcatgaatccttttggagagatga gccccaagcaacctggtaacgacatcgacgtgtacctaagaccactggtcgaagatcttaaacagttgtggaagaaggaaggtgtccccgtgtgggacgaggacaaacaggaggagtttaacctacgagcgctgctgttcgtaaccatcaacgattggcctgcacttagcaacctatccggacagtccaacaaggggtacaaggcttgcactcactgtatggatgaaacagaaagtacgtatcttaagcactgtaggaaggttgtatacatgggtcatcgtcgattccttgcagcaaaccacccggtacggaagaaaggcaagcacttcgaacataaggccgaccaccgtacgaatcctaaacatcgcagcgggaaaacagtgtttgctatggttaaagatcttaaagtagtgttcggaaaggggcctggaagccagcatatagagagcgaagatggtcacgcggcgatgtggaaaaagaactctatattttgggagttaccatattgggaattcttggacgtacgccacgcaatcgac aaaggaagccattacttgagtccagccagctacactcttagcaaggcagagaaggaaagtatgtttgaatgcttggagagcataaaggtaccgtctggatactccacgaatatcaagcgaataataagcacgaaggagaagaagttcataaacctaaagtctcatgactgtcacgtgttgatgacacaactactaccagttgtaataaggggtatccttccagacaatgtccgggcaacaataacaaagctatgtgcattcatgaacgcaatttcgcagaaggtcatcgatccggatagattagaagcccttcagaatgaagtggtgcaatgtctcgtcagttttgagttgatatttccaccttcatttttcaatataatgacgcatctgctttgtcaccttgtgaaagtgatccgtattctcgggcctatgtacctacacaacatgtttcctttcgagaggtacatgggcgttctgaagaagtatgttcgtaaccgtgctcgtccagaggcaagcatcgccaagggttatggaacaaaggaggtcatcgaattttgcgtagaatttatcgaagaccttcgcccaatcggggtacctgaatcacgccatgaagggagactacggggaaagggaactctcggaaagaaagcaataatgacggtagacaacaatttattccgtaaagcccatttcactgttctgcaacactcttcattggtagctccttacatcgaggagcacttggctctagttcgcgccaggaacatcggtaa gggaccgtctgggtctatcgcgacattccagggatatgagatcaatgggtacacattctacacgagagcccaggacatgaagagcacgaaccaaaacagcgctgttcgtgtcgatgccatgggacacgatggaacaactgccacatattacggtgccatcgaggacatatgggaacttgactatggtcctctcaaggttcctctgttccggtgccaatgggttaggttgactggtggaggcgtaatgattgatgacagtgggatgacaactgttgaccttaacaaggttggatactcggacgaaccttttgtccttgccaatgatgtaacgcaagtctttttcgtgaaggacatgtctagcaaaggaaagaagggcagagggcctgatgagcctaagcgtcaagtggttctcccaggcaaaagaaaaatcgtcggagttgaggacaagactgacgaggattacgatcagttggatgggcaaccccctttcacggtgacgattgaccctagcatcctcctatcaaatgaagacaccccttactcacgcagcgatcacaaggagggaacaatagtgaggagaaagtacgtgcggtcaaccgtcaccgccgatgtaatgccgtaa